A window of the Miscanthus floridulus cultivar M001 chromosome 14, ASM1932011v1, whole genome shotgun sequence genome harbors these coding sequences:
- the LOC136502904 gene encoding probable galacturonosyltransferase 7, with the protein MKHKLLKVTIPACYTAYAFTFHALASPGRNCNCVADVSNKVSGSNGISAERSIDQSDPTVNGKENHGQEAVHEENTKSCEHEYGSYCLWSTEHRELMKDAIVKRLNDQLFMERAHYPSVAKLKQQERFTCELKQNIQELERMLSDTITDADLPPFFAEKLGKMEHTIERAESCEVGCSIVERKLRQLLDITEDEAYFHTRQSAFLYHLGVQTTPKTHHCLNMRLTVEYSYLEATVCVTYNEDNQKLSKDVDSLEMQQLWPAEEFRVTILNHS; encoded by the exons ATGAAGCACAAGCTGCTCAAGGTTACAATCCCTGCCTGCTACACTGCTTATGCGTTCACATTCCACGCTCTAGCTAGTCCTGGCAGAAACTGTAATTGTGTGGCA GATGTTTCCAACAAGGTGTCTGGATCTAATGGGATTTCGGCTGAGAGATCTATAGATCAAAGT GATCCTACTGTTAATGGGAAAGAGAACCATGGTCAAGAGGCAGTGCATGAGGAGAATACCAAGTCCTGTGAACATGAATATGGAAGTTACTGCCTCTGGTCTACTGAACATAGGGAATTAATGAAGGATGCCATTGTCAAGAGGCTTAATGATCAACTTTTTATGGAAAGAGCTCATTATCCTAGTGTTGCAAAATTGAAGCAACAGGAAAGATTTACATGTGAACTGAAGCAAAACATCCAAGAGCTTGAACGCATGCTGAGTGACACCATCACAGATGCTGATCTTCCACCATT TTTTGCAGAGAAGCTGGGGAAGATGGAGCACACAATTGAGCGAGCCGAGTCTTGTGAAGTAGGATGCTCGATTGTTGAACGGAAACTTAGGCAGCTACTTGATATTACCGAAGATGAAGCTTATTTCCATACAAGGCAGAGTGCATTTCTATATCATCTTGGGGTCCAGACTACGCCGAAAACTCACCATTGCTTGAACATGAGATTGACAGTAGAATATTCATACTTGGAGGCAACTGTTTGTGTAACTTACAATGAGGACAACCAGAAGCTCTCTAAGGATGTAGATTCCCTTGAGATGCAACAATTATGGCCTGCAGAGGAATTTCGTGTCACAATTCTTAATCATTCTTAA